Part of the Oceanispirochaeta sp. M1 genome is shown below.
GAATCAGGATTGATAATTCCCATAGGGCGCTGGGTTCTGGAACATGCACTTCTGGATATAAAAGAATTGAACAGAATCATGAACAGGGATCTTTATGTCTCTGCAAATGTGAGTACCAGACAACTTATGGCTCCGGACTTTCCTGAAATAGTGGACAGAGCCATTAAAAGATCAGGAATCAAACTGAAAAATCTCAGGCTTGAGCTGACAGAATCCTTTATCATGGAATCTCCCGATCACTCCATCACCGTTCTTGAAAAACTGAAAGAAGATCATCCGGGTTTGAAAATTGTTATAGATGACTTTGGAAAAGGTTATTCCAGCCTTCACTACCTCAGCCGTCTTCCCGTAGATGTAATTAAAATTGACCGCTCCTTTATCAAGGAGATTCCTGCAGATAATAACAGGAAGGTAATCAATTCAATAATCAACCTTGCCACAAGCCTTGACCTGGGAATAGTCGCCGAGGGCATTGAAACTGAAGAGCAACGGGATTATCCTCCTCTGAACAGTTGTCAGTACATGCAGGGCTACCTTTTCAGCAAACCCCTGACTTACAAGGAACTTCTAAAATTCCTGAATAGCTGATTTTATTTTCCCGGAGAGCCCCTAATGACCAGGTTCCTCATATCCATAGCCCTGATCCCAATCGGATTAATGGCAGGGCTTATTCTGAAATCATCATTACATAAATGGAATACTCCTGATGCAGTTTATTTTTCCTCTTCTGATTGGCTGACAATAGAATCTTTCAAAAGAGTTTTCCATTCCTCTTCTGTAGAGGGTTCAAACTTCAGAAGGAATCCTCCGGGATGACAGAATATGGTATTTGACGGTCGGCATTGTGTAAAATCAAGAAAATCCAGCCCGTGTCCTGTACGGAACAAAGCCCTTCCTGCAGTGTTTTTCTCATCAAAACTAAAGACCGCAGCTATACTCAGTTCATCCACCATCTCCTTATCTGCAGAACGGAGAGCCGATGCCAGTTCCACCGGAGGGCACACCCTATAGCTCAGAACCTTTACAGCACCGAAATCCAGAACCTCTGTGTGTTCCTCGTTTTCCAGCCAGACTAGAGCCTTATTTCTCATATGCTCAAATGCGATATTATCCCGGAGAGCCTCCGAAACCATGCGAACCGCATCAAGGGGATCAAGTTCAAAGCCCTTCAAAAGAAGTTTTTGAGAGAAAGAACAGTAAGAACCGCTCTCATCCAGATTCCCGTAATCATTAAGAGCCTGAATGCCCCCGGTATCCACCCTGGAGAGAAGAATCAGAGAATCATGAAGCCTTGAATTCTTCAGCTCGGGAAAATATTCATCAAAGATCATAAGAGCTGTTGAAGGAAGAGTTCCATCCTGATGATGATCAAACATCTGCCGTGCGGGGTCGTATACCATTCCGCAGTCCAGAACCCAGTCATCCTTTTCCAGAGCATTCTCTGCAATAAGTTTTTCAGTATCCCGGTTCTCCTGCCTGATTATTTCATCAGGCTGTCTCTCCCTTACAAGGGCCAGGAGAGCGGAAGCCACAAGTTCATCAAGATGAGCCTTACCTTTATGTGTAAAAATTCTGAATTTATCTGTCATATTCTATCCTTCCTGAGTCATCATTAAAAATCCGGAAAAAGCAGCATTGCTGGGAGCGAGTGAGGGATCTACATGAGTTTTAATCTCATTGATAAAATCCCGGTAAACTTTATAGAACTCATAATAGGGTCTGGGTCTATAAACAATATCATCGACTTCAAGTGTTTTCAGGATTCCCTTGGCAGTAGTCGGTTTGACAAAGACGTCCTTCTGAGGACGGAGATAGGCCGGAACGACAGTCATAAGGGTCCACTTTGCCAGTTTTCCCATGGATAAAACATCAAGGAGCCCGTTAAAACCCTTCTCTTCATCAAGATAGAGCATCTCGTAAAGGCTGTTTGTCAGATGATCCCTGTCATTGCTGTTAAGAGAGCGTACAAAGTCTCTGGTTCTCGGTTTTTCAAAGACAGAGACCATGGAGGATGCAGTCACCATTTTGATGAATTTCTCTGACAGCTCATCTCCATTGGAAAACTGATCCTCTGCAAAAGAAGCCTCCGCAAATGCAATCATTTTATCCATTTTATGTTTTTTACCGATGGCCACCATCTCAGGGTCCTGAAATCCTCCTGGATAGCGTAGCAGAAAATTCTGCTCGGCAGTTTTAAGTTTATCTAAATTCATATTATTTCCTTTCTATGCTATGTCATTAGAATCATGCCATACTATATTCATACAATAAATATATGACAAAGCATATGAGTAATCCTGATTATAAAAACCAAAAATCACCCTTTGAAAACAGAGTAGATGACCTTATTTCAAGAATGA
Proteins encoded:
- a CDS encoding MYG1 family protein, whose product is MTDKFRIFTHKGKAHLDELVASALLALVRERQPDEIIRQENRDTEKLIAENALEKDDWVLDCGMVYDPARQMFDHHQDGTLPSTALMIFDEYFPELKNSRLHDSLILLSRVDTGGIQALNDYGNLDESGSYCSFSQKLLLKGFELDPLDAVRMVSEALRDNIAFEHMRNKALVWLENEEHTEVLDFGAVKVLSYRVCPPVELASALRSADKEMVDELSIAAVFSFDEKNTAGRALFRTGHGLDFLDFTQCRPSNTIFCHPGGFLLKFEPSTEEEWKTLLKDSIVSQSEEEK